The genomic stretch ttgcgtagcttgacggccagggcgtaatcgtcctcctccttcttcgacaggtactgcaccttgggcttgttctttgatccaggtgggcggccccgcttgcgcggctgagccgcttggttggcttccgccggtggtaccggtagtggcggttcatcagcaatcgcttcgtctgtggtcggagatccacctgtgccttgatctgcgccgtctatcgctgtagtcagatcgcgatagtacggttttacgacagtggatcggaacgtcgttgggccgttgatcatgtctacagtaacatcgtggtccttcatatcgatgactctatacggcccttgccatccattcttctcgcgccataccatcacctcactctgaagaggcagtgacagtaccccgtctgtagtaggcccattcctggtaccaagtgcgttgctcaccgcatgttccgctgaggccttccgcagcgccctcatcgctttctggattgcctccgcgcgatgggttatcgagggagatggtggtgaatccatggatatccgggggtatgcaccgaagacgagcagcgtgggtacgagcccgtctgggcctgcggtgtcgttgacggccttgactgccatctgcaacactgcggcgtcgctggtgccagtgtcaagctctgtcctcaggatctcgtacgcgcgtctgagcggtgcgtggtatctttctaccttgccgatagaccaatgggcctcggttggcacttgtttacatgtgattcccatgatcttcgcctctgatctgaattcgactgacgcgaagttggtgccggcgtcgtgggtgacgatatctggcggcccttggtatgtatcaatccagagcaggcggagtgcttcccaggtgtctttcgcgctcatagacggtagaaatcgcgcgccgttgaatgttgtagccgaatcgatcacgtgaagcactggtttcccactcagatacatcacatctacgaggatctcgaagttgaattcccgatcatctttcagcctaaacttgaatcggcgcggcgctggatcatgcgcttggcagtgatggcagaacgtttggatctctcggagcagccgttcatccacgtcctcgtgtcctgcgcgtttgagcaatcgtatcagccgttcgacggctggatgcccgaacctccggtgtaagcgtcggagctcagtctccgtaaggaatacgcgcgcgcgctctgccttgcttaggtggaaccacgggtgtccccatttgcgaatcactggaaaggtagcttttccttgtaccagctggtccgtagtattgttgaagtacacgtggagccggtccatgtctttcagacagaggagaaacggggtgggtgcgttcaagacctcaaatttgatctttccaatctgtgtcgatacatgtgcggttccaatcgaagtagtgacgcttcctttgccaaattgcacagatgcgtttccagcagtagacgtatctagagttacggtggggtcctcagtttggagcgcccagaactgctcctttccggctgtcgatacatttgaggcaccagtgtcaggaagaatgccttggtacgtgattcgcgagtatcgatcctcgataaggaactgcgttgcgggcgtaataggctccttgcacctgtagacgtcttctccagtcacgtggtgcaaaaaggcctgatctgtgaggtacttaactgccaatctttggtcctcatcatcttcgtcttgctcctctaggaagaactggtcgacttcttccccctcgtacgcgacgagaaatgtgctaaactccatttgctctcccgtaatcgcgcagtgtgtgatgtactgcgcttttgagcgttttctttcttcaagcgtgtggtttgtggaccaacagcctgtcttgccgcagacgtaacatttcttgtcgatttgtgtgttgactccagagcggtgctgaagcccaccgcgtccgcgggtgaatccgctgcgtccaccgcgagggttgtaattccctcgcaatcttccagagctgttgttgttgtaccgacgatccaagtagtactggctatccgtatccgcctcagtgaagttgacggagacggtcatggcgagtgagttttcgattgacgatcgcagatctccaaacagaacctcgcattctagagacggcttgtagagtgccatctcgagctccttcacgcctcggcatgctgtgattacagtcgttcggagcgcgtattctcccatgtactgctgtccaagtgctctttgacacaattggagcttgtccagcatgatgtcaaggacctcgtggaggttcttttcggggttctccctgcggactttgacaaacgatgtcgtcgtccagtccgcgtagtaatggccgtggttgacgtctgtgtcgaagtggttcttgagctttgtgtaggcagtcaagaacgtatccatccgctgatcgacgaagtggaggtaatactcctctgcgcggccgtcgagaatccgtggaaagactgcatggaactgccctggctcgatgtctgcgtgataacagatgctgtagaagatcttcaatttatcgtctaggaggtcgtacggctttcccgtatactttttgtctcggtcccacattttcacgaagacattgatcgtcttaggatccagtttctcattgccaaactcgattggtggaactgccttgtacgggtctgtttcaccagagggcacaattgggggaacgctcagtcccttcggacgttgcgggtatgctggtgtatactcgcggaatcggtcgaagttgttgtaggtgaggggaggttgctgactttggacgcgctgataggctggctgcggtgcggattcagttgtctctacaggctggcttcggattggttggttttgggctttctcaatcgtttttgctagctggtcctgaatctgttgttcttcctcaacggtctcctgtcgtccttgcacacgggcgtgggtctggtcttgatcgcgggtttgccgactgtctacgtctcggcctcttgtccttacaggcgtttgggttcggctctgggcctggcttgataatctcctgtctgtggactgtactgatccttcactgcgttgttgccgtagtgcccgctcttgcaacatgtgcgcagctgatcgtgtgtcaaacacagccgactggaatacgtcctgaggccattctaggtactcctccatgcgtaataacctagctagagactcactaggtgccatattaatacggccagtatacactcccttaaagcggaggatccgctttagttcctttgtgtatattggctgggcacgtaggaacattgcctctgtccatccttcaaagtcctgacggaactcccaaaagagttcttcatctgctgttggtcgatctgtatagtccgcaatcgcacgcgcaatgtacgttgttgctgtagtaatccctacctcatcgtctggagcttcaacgttgtcctcccaaatctctggatcgatgtgatgccattctcttggttttatgtttgtggtccctagtagcgcctctagtgtgggtaccactcttctactactgctcgccattcctactgccggtgtcctggctaccggtgctctttccgatgatgttctctctcctgctattgtgttcttgttgacgcttgttgcgctagctgcgttcgctagagatgcgtcggtggtcgtgggttgtacacgggtcaaatctcaaccggtcggttggcgcgtgtatagacggcgtcttggaacgcttctgatacggctgtaacggtcggtcgctagccacgaacgacgcctgatatagctaacagtgagcttagcatagataactccgccttgctgatataggcaatctagggaacgcgcggggtaaagaatctatctcttcttaacctaactgtctgtgactgccgtgcaatcactgatcagtgttggaaggccttgtacgatcgtacggtgaataacagtagctaaggtaatcttgtgtattggtattctggtgtatgatgattctacgaatgtgggggctacgaaggtatacatagcgttgggtccgagttgggccgaagtaggatcgaggcggtacattgggccttattaggcgacacaccgtgtgtatgccgacaaAAACTCAATATGATTGAAGTAGCgaccaccaccaccaccacaaaCGCAGAACATTCGCTGCATCTTGTACAATTTTCAAAGCAGACACCAACATATAATCTCCCATGAAGTTCTTTAGTTTtagaaaaagaagaaaaagagACACACTGTCACATAAAAAGTATGTTTTTTAGAGAAATCCAGGCCAGACCATAGATAAATGGTAATTCAATCTTGAAAATAGGAAGATTTTGGTAAAAGAGGGTCAATCACTCGCTCCATGAGGAGTACGAGTCGAATTTTAGTAGCCAGGAACAACATGCCAGTGTCGTTGTTGTAATTTAGGACGACCGCATAAGAAGCACTAACCCTATTTTTATAAACAGGAACAACATGCCGGCGTTATTGTTGTAATTCAGGATAACCACATAAGACGGAGTAGCTGCCATTTAGAAGAGAAAGACCAGCGGCAGACATGCTAAGCCTGTAATAGTTTTTTAAATTGGAAGAGGAAAGCCGTCGTCAGACATGCCGAGCAACGAATTGTGTTTTAAAGTAGGAAGCATGAGATACAGAAGTGTTAGGAAAGAAGCAGAGCAGAGGGCAACGGGTGACTTTTATGTGTGTGAACGCTGTAGACGCTAGCTAATTGTGGTGTAGCGTGTACGTGACAAGAGTACATCTAACGCAGACCAACTGAATGGCGCTACTACAGCTTGCTCCCGGCTTGGCGTCTCTTCTCCTTCTCACAGTCTCTCAGCAATCGTCGAAGAATCTTGCCCGATGGCGACTTGGGTATCTCGTCGACAAACTCAACACCACCGCCTAGCCACTTGTATCGCGCCTTGTGCTGTTCAACATACTTTGTGATATCTCGAGCAACAAGGCGATCGTTGTCCTCGAGCCCAACAGACGAGGCCTTGACGACAAAGGCCTTGGGTACCTCCCCGGTTTTCTCATTGGGGACCTGGATCACGGCACAGTCCTTGACCATGGGGTGGGACAGGAGATGAGCCTCGAGCTCTGCCGGTGCGACTTGATAGCCCTGTTTAATAATTAGCGTTTGTTTCCCTGAGAGGAAACTCGAGTACCTACCTGTACCTTGATGAGTTCCTTTATGCGATCGACAATGAAGAGGTGCTCATGACCCGAAGGCGCCTTTCTGAAAAGTGCTTCGTCTCCCGTGCGTAGCCATCCATCTTGGAACGTCTCTGCATTGGCCTTTTCATTGTTGTGATAGCCTAGCACGACAGAAGGCGACTTGATCAGTAGCTCGCCGGGTTGATCGTAGCCAGTGATCTCTTCACCCTCAGGCGTCACAAGTCTACATTCAGTGCTTGGAATCAGAGAACCAACTGAACCAAACCAAATATCATCGGGAGCAGTCGAACAAGCACAGGGACTTATCTCAGTAAGGCCATATACCTGTCGGAGCTTCCATGATGGGAATATCTTCTGCAGCTCCGTCATAATTTTAACCCCTAGGGGCGCTGAGCCTGATAAGACGTTCCACACGGAGCTGAGATTGTATTTGTCAAGTATAGGTTTGCTGTTGATCATCTGAATGAAAATTGGGGGAGCCTTGATAGTTAGCTGGTGCAAGCAATCATTCAGCCATTGTACATACTAATACCATTGAATTGATCTCGTAATCCTGTATCATCTGAAGCATTGTTTCAAAGTCGTATTTGGGCATGACGATAGTGCCGTCGCCACGATAGACGTTGAGGTGACCGACGACAACCAAGCCAGCGATGTGAGCCATCGGCATCAGACCGAGGGCTTTCTCAATATAGTCTGATTGATTGCGCACGTCTTTGATGATGGTATCACGGTATACTTTTTCATGGGTGAAGTTTTGCACTATTCACGATTAGTCTGGTTTGGAGATGACATCTTGGGCAACTTACATGTATTGGCGATGACGTTCTGGTGCGATATCATGACTCCTTTCTGAATAGGAGGTCAGCATGACGGCTTCCTGTATCAGCGAAAAGCTACTTACGGGTAGGCCAGAGGTACCGCTCGAATAGCAGAGATATGCTGTCCTCTTGGCGCCATGTCCGGGTTCCCAGTCCAATGGCGGCAGGCGATCGAGCTTGCCGCCCTCGCGAATCAAGTGGTCAACCGTTTTGAGCCCTTCTGGGGTACCTCTTCCAGCAAACTTCTCAGGCACCTCAAGTATGTATATACGGTTTTCCGGTATGCCGGTATTCTTGGCCGCAATGCGAGCTGTTTCGAGCAAAGTCACACAGGTGAAGAGGGCCTTGGCACCAGAGGTCTTCAACTGGTATTCGAGTTCAGAGGCGCTGTATCCGGCGTTGGCGGGTGTATGGATACCACCCAAACGAGTGGTAGCCCATGCTAGCGGAACCGTGTCAATCTGGCAGCCATCAGTACCGATTCAAGCCTTGCGCTGATATACCCACAGTGTTCACAGAGAAGACAGCAATAACCTTGTCCCATTCAGACCCCTTGTTTGGATCAAAGCCGAGCTCCTTTGCTAGACCACGTGCGAGGTAGTCAACACGCTCCTGAACCTCCAAGGCCGTGTACGTCTTGCCAGTCAAACCACACGTGAATGGATTGTGCGAGTATCCGAGTGGGTGGCGGCCATAGATGTCGTTTAAGATGAACTCGCTGATGGGAATCGAGTCTGGTGGGTCGAACGGAAGCTTCGGCACCCATGAAGGAGGATAGAAGGGCATGCTGACAGCTTGCTAGCGGTACGTTGGATATGGGCTGCCCTGCGGAGATGTAGAAGGATGCCGTCTATGGAGCTCCAGAGGAGAGTGTAGGGGGCATGGCGACGATGCGGCTCAGCCGGGATTTAACGCTGCGTCTGATGCTCGCACTGACGTGAGCATATTGAGACGCGCCGATTGCGACGGGGTCAAACATCTTAGCAGACCCATAGCCGGCATTGCGGACAAGCTCCAAGTGTGGGGAAGCTGTTGCAGGTGTGGAGCCGCGGTCACTCCTTAATCGGCTAGCCTAAACTCATGATCCGCACTACTGGTAGGGCCGACATGCATCG from Pyrenophora tritici-repentis strain M4 chromosome 1, whole genome shotgun sequence encodes the following:
- a CDS encoding CaiC, Acyl-CoA synthetase (AMP-forming)-AMP-acid ligase II, translated to MPFYPPSWVPKLPFDPPDSIPISEFILNDIYGRHPLGYSHNPFTCGLTGKTYTALEVQERVDYLARGLAKELGFDPNKGSEWDKVIAVFSVNTIDTVPLAWATTRLGGIHTPANAGYSASELEYQLKTSGAKALFTCVTLLETARIAAKNTGIPENRIYILEVPEKFAGRGTPEGLKTVDHLIREGGKLDRLPPLDWEPGHGAKRTAYLCYSSGTSGLPKGVMISHQNVIANTLQNFTHEKVYRDTIIKDVRNQSDYIEKALGLMPMAHIAGLVVVGHLNVYRGDGTIVMPKYDFETMLQMIQDYEINSMVLAPPIFIQMINSKPILDKYNLSSVWNVLSGSAPLGVKIMTELQKIFPSWKLRQVYGLTEISPCACSTAPDDIWFGSVGSLIPSTECRLVTPEGEEITGYDQPGELLIKSPSVVLGYHNNEKANAETFQDGWLRTGDEALFRKAPSGHEHLFIVDRIKELIKVQGYQVAPAELEAHLLSHPMVKDCAVIQVPNEKTGEVPKAFVVKASSVGLEDNDRLVARDITKYVEQHKARYKWLGGGVEFVDEIPKSPSGKILRRLLRDSNAASATSVNKNTIAGERTSSERAPVARTPAVGMASSSRRVVPTLEALLGTTNIKPREWHHIDPEIWEDNVEAPDDEVGITTATTYIARAIADYTDRPTADEELFWEFRQDFEGWTEAMFLRAQPIYTKELKRILRFKGVYTGRINMAPSESLARLLRMEEYLEWPQDVFQSAVFDTRSAAHMLQERALRQQRSEGSVQSTDRRLSSQAQSRTQTPVRTRGRDVDSRQTRDQDQTHARVQGRQETVEEEQQIQDQLAKTIEKAQNQPIRSQPVETTESAPQPAYQRVQSQQPPLTYNNFDRFREYTPAYPQRPKGLSVPPIVPSGETDPYKAVPPIEFGNEKLDPKTINVFVKMWDRDKKYTGKPYDLLDDKLKIFYSICYHADIEPGQFHAVFPRILDGRAEEYYLHFVDQRMDTFLTAYTKLKNHFDTDVNHGHYYADWTTTSFVKVRRENPEKNLHEVLDIMLDKLQLCQRALGQQYMGEYALRTTVITACRGVKELEMALYKPSLECEVLFGDLRSSIENSLAMTVSVNFTEADTDSQYYLDRRYNNNSSGRLRGNYNPRGGRSGFTRGRGGLQHRSGVNTQIDKKCYVCGKTGCWSTNHTLEERKRSKAQYITHCAITGEQMEFSTFLVAYEGEEVDQFFLEEQDEDDEDQRLAVKYLTDQAFLHHVTGEDVYRCKEPITPATQFLIEDRYSRITYQGILPDTGASNVSTAGKEQFWALQTEDPTVTLDTSTAGNASVQFGKGSVTTSIGTAHVSTQIGKIKFEVLNAPTPFLLCLKDMDRLHVYFNNTTDQLVQGKATFPVIRKWGHPWFHLSKAERARVFLTETELRRLHRRFGHPAVERLIRLLKRAGHEDVDERLLREIQTFCHHCQAHDPAPRRFKFRLKDDREFNFEILVDVMYLSGKPVLHVIDSATTFNGARFLPSMSAKDTWEALRLLWIDTYQGPPDIVTHDAGTNFASVEFRSEAKIMGITCKQVPTEAHWSIGKVERYHAPLRRAYEILRTELDTGTSDAAVLQMAVKAVNDTAGPDGLVPTLLVFGAYPRISMDSPPSPSITHRAEAIQKAMRALRKASAEHAVSNALGTRNGPTTDGVLSLPLQSEVMVWREKNGWQGPYRVIDMKDHDVTVDMINGPTTFRSTVVKPYYRDLTTAIDGADQGTGGSPTTDEAIADEPPLPVPPAEANQAAQPRKRGRPPGSKNKPKVQYLSKKEEDDYALAVKLRNDGVINVPGAPFEASDQKEIDDLVGRGVFSFELFDPTLHGGYRIFKSRMVREVKGKTMVPYEKSRLVVQGYNDEGKHEILTQSPTIQRASQRLILALAPALLDEGMVVELRDITQAYPQAQTELFRTVLAHLPKELITKYPKGTIIRVIKPLYGIAEAGVHWFATYQGHHCKELDMATSTYDPCLLITNGRREAFGIVGLQTDDTLAIGTPAFSGAEDAALQKANFRAKPKERLSKEVSLEFNGCTLTLRGDTILLTQKGQGAKIEIIDPKAANRAQKYMEQRARGAYIASICQPEASFDLSAAAQIQQPKDTEYVKLNRRLQWQSESIQRGLRYVPLDLATAKLVVFTDGSFANNQDLSSQLGYLLILANESSRQDSTFDIRGNVIHWSSTKCKRVTRSVLASETYGMVSGVDIAIAILTTLKIITGRLGLPPIPLIVCTDSYSLYECLVKLGTTAEKRLMIDIMALRQSYERREITEIRWINGEDNPADAFTKATPNRALERFIESNKLSIRVEGSVQRPTE